From the genome of Arthrobacter alpinus, one region includes:
- a CDS encoding dihydrolipoamide acetyltransferase family protein has protein sequence MSTLNFFKLPDVGEGLLEAEIVSWKVKAGDVVAINDVIVEIETAKSIVELPSPYAGMVAQLMVAEGDTVDVGTDIIAIGSEATAADVASAVAPAEAGASAPVQEKEAEVMKPLVGSGPKADAVRRRPRVSPAPASSPGSAIPGSAGPGSAQANRVLAKPPVRKTAKDLGINLADVVPTGPRGEITKKDLLGYQEQRVAEQQEQVGTFWAPAAASGGPEDPREERIKVKGVRKATAKAMVESAFSAPHVSIFVDVDASRTMEFVKRLKASRDFEGIRVSPLLILAKAVIWAAARNPSVNATWAGDEIIIKHFMNLGIAAATPRGLMVPNIKDAQDLSLKELAIALNSLAATARAGKTTPADMQGGSLTVTNIGVLGIDTGTPIINPGEVAIVAFGTIKLKPWVVDGEVVPRWITTLGGSFDHRVVDGDLSARFMADVAAIMEEPALLLD, from the coding sequence ATGTCGACCCTGAATTTCTTCAAGCTCCCTGACGTGGGCGAAGGCCTCCTGGAGGCCGAGATCGTTTCCTGGAAGGTTAAGGCGGGCGACGTCGTTGCCATCAACGACGTGATCGTGGAAATTGAAACCGCCAAGTCGATCGTTGAGCTACCCTCGCCGTACGCGGGCATGGTGGCGCAGCTGATGGTGGCCGAGGGTGACACCGTGGATGTTGGCACGGACATCATCGCCATCGGCTCCGAGGCCACGGCCGCCGATGTAGCATCCGCTGTAGCCCCCGCCGAGGCTGGCGCATCGGCACCCGTTCAGGAGAAGGAGGCTGAGGTCATGAAGCCCCTGGTGGGCTCCGGTCCCAAAGCCGACGCCGTCAGACGCCGTCCGCGCGTAAGCCCGGCTCCGGCGTCGAGCCCTGGCAGCGCAATACCTGGCAGCGCAGGCCCAGGCAGTGCACAGGCGAACCGCGTGCTGGCGAAACCCCCCGTCCGTAAGACCGCGAAGGACCTGGGTATCAACCTGGCGGACGTTGTGCCTACGGGCCCGCGCGGGGAGATCACCAAAAAGGATCTGCTCGGCTATCAGGAACAACGCGTGGCCGAACAACAGGAGCAGGTGGGCACCTTTTGGGCGCCGGCAGCAGCTTCCGGAGGCCCCGAGGATCCCCGCGAGGAGCGCATCAAGGTCAAGGGTGTGCGCAAGGCGACCGCCAAGGCCATGGTGGAGAGCGCCTTCTCCGCGCCGCATGTGAGCATTTTTGTTGACGTTGACGCCTCGCGCACCATGGAGTTTGTGAAACGCCTTAAGGCGTCGCGCGACTTTGAAGGCATCAGGGTTTCGCCGCTGCTGATCCTGGCCAAGGCCGTCATTTGGGCTGCCGCACGCAACCCCTCCGTCAATGCCACCTGGGCCGGCGATGAGATTATCATCAAGCACTTCATGAACCTGGGCATCGCCGCGGCCACGCCGCGCGGGCTGATGGTGCCCAACATCAAGGACGCCCAGGACCTGTCCCTGAAGGAGCTGGCTATTGCGCTGAACTCCCTGGCCGCCACGGCACGGGCGGGCAAGACCACGCCCGCCGACATGCAGGGTGGCTCGCTGACCGTCACCAATATTGGCGTCCTGGGCATCGATACGGGCACACCGATCATCAACCCCGGCGAGGTGGCAATCGTCGCCTTTGGCACCATCAAGCTCAAACCCTGGGTGGTCGACGGCGAGGTGGTCCCGCGCTGGATCACCACGCTGGGCGGCTCCTTCGACCACCGCGTGGTGGACGGCGACCTCTCCGCGCGGTTCATGGCCGACGTGGCGGCCATCATGGAGGAGCCTGCGCTCCTGCTGGACTAG